The following proteins are encoded in a genomic region of Nakaseomyces glabratus chromosome J, complete sequence:
- the YHC3 gene encoding amino acid transporter YHC3 (CAGL0J05104g~Ortholog(s) have role in actin cortical patch localization, arginine transport, endocytosis, late endosome to vacuole transport, lysine transport, regulation of intracellular pH) translates to MNSKQRVYAFFWIFGLVNNVLYVVILSAAVDIVGPKVPKTLVLLMDITPSLLIKVTAPFFIKSIPYTMRIYALIALSCIGMIFVSGKSLLLCMIGIAMASVSSGFGEVSFLQLSHFFEENALNGWSSGTGGAGIVGSSVYMLLTSIFKLPIRLSLLSFTILPFAFLLYFKLDTTQIEYDSISSSGEETLIRNSNSNALQTDTFNESIRLSKTEEQNIFVSSIDHFKSTCVNLKALVVPYMLPLSSVYLFEYLINQAVSPTLLFPLDSRGLPPFFNKYRDMYVTYGTLYQLGVFISRSLAHKFRMHNLYFLSALQGLNLVLTILQAWIYIVHTPWPIMILIFYEGLLGGSSYVNTFLNVLEEVDMDKREFSLGAVSIADSLGVFIAALVGLGLEPTICNHQVSTGRPWCRME, encoded by the coding sequence ATGAATAGCAAGCAAAGGGTCTATGCGTTCTTTTGGATATTTGGTTTAGTGAACAATGTCTTGTATGTTGTTATTCTTTCCGCTGCGGTAGACATTGTGGGTCCGAAGGTGCCCAAGACTCTGGTATTATTAATGGACATAACACCATCGCTATTGATAAAAGTCACCGCACCATTCTTTATAAAGTCCATCCCTTATACTATGAGAATATACGCGTTGATCGCCTTAAGTTGTATTGGAATGATATTTGTTTCTGGAAAATCTCTACTGCTGTGCATGATAGGGATTGCTATGGCTTCTGTatcttcaggttttggTGAGGTTTCCTTTTTACAATTATCCCATTTTTTTGAGGAAAATGCACTAAATGGATGGTCATCGGGTACCGGTGGTGCAGGAATAGTTGGAAGTAGCGTTTATATGCTGTTAACATCGATATTCAAACTTCCCATCAGATTGTCCTTATTAAGCTTCACAATATTACCATTTGCATTTCTCTTGTATTTTAAGTTAGATACCACTCAAATTGAGTATGATAGCATCTCAAGTTCAGGTGAAGAAACTTTGATTCGAAACAGCAATTCAAATGCACTACAAACAGATACATTTAATGAAAGTATCAGGCTATCCAAGACCGAAGAGCAGAATATTTTTGTAAGTTCAATTGACCACTTTAAGAGTACTTGTGTTAACTTGAAGGCTCTTGTGGTCCCTTATATGTTACCATTGAGTTCAGTGTATCTGTTTGAATATCTTATCAACCAGGCCGTAAGTCCTACTCTGTTGTTTCCTCTTGATAGTCGTGGCTTACCTccattcttcaacaaatataGAGACATGTATGTCACTTATGGAACACTTTATCAGTTAGGTGTTTTCATTTCAAGATCATTAGCACACAAATTCCGAATGCACAATTTGTACTTTCTCAGTGCACTTCAAGGACTCAATTTAGTCCTAACTATTTTACAGGCTTGGATATATATTGTGCACACACCGTGGCCAATAATGATACTAATATTCTATGAAGGCCTCCTTGGAGGGAGCTCTTATGTGAATACCTTCTTGAATGTGCTGGAGGAGGTCGATATGGACAAAAGAGAGTTCTCACTGGGTGCGGTGTCCATTGCAGATTCATTAGGCGTCTTTATTGCAGCTTTGGTAGGATTAGGTTTAGAGCCTACTATTTGTAACCATCAAGTTAGCACTGGTAGACCATGGTGCAGGATGGAATAA
- the BNA3 gene encoding kynurenine--oxoglutarate transaminase (CAGL0J05126g~Ortholog(s) have 2-aminoadipate transaminase activity, kynurenine-oxoglutarate transaminase activity, role in kynurenic acid biosynthetic process and cytosol, mitochondrion, nucleus localization): MKRTLNRMTKITPNKYFQKNTSKDVWTLTNEFAASAVGKSEGRELINLGQGFFSYSPPQFAINAAKSALDVPLVNQYSPTRGRPSLIKSLVELYKPVFGDFIDNQNVLVTTGANEGILSCLMGILNAGDEVIVFEPFFDQYIPNIELCGGVVRYVPIHPPKEMKTRNTTGDEWQIDWDALEKTFNNKTKAVIINTPHNPIGKVFTEQELTKLAQLCVEHNTVVISDEVYEHLYFTESFPRIANINEDIANLTLTVGSAGKSFAATGWRIGWIISKNDQLLNYVSKAHTRICFASPSPLQEACAGSIEHALKIDYFPKMREEYRKKFEILTTAFDKLGLNYTQPEGTYFILVDFSKVKIPEDYVYPEELLEKAKDFRISYWLINEIGIVAIPPTEFYIKEHEKDAETLLRFAVCKEDEYLAKAAERFQLLKDYL, encoded by the coding sequence ATGAAAAGGACTTTGAACAGAATGACTAAGATAACACCAAATAAGTATTTCCAGAAGAACACTTCGAAGGATGTGTGGACGCTCACCAATGAATTTGCTGCTTCTGCAGTAGGGAAGAGCGAGGGACGAGAGTTGATCAATTTAGGACAGGGTTTCTTCTCGTACTCACCACCGCAATTTGCCATTAATGCAGCCAAGTCTGCCCTAGACGTGCCCTTGGTGAACCAGTACTCCCCTACAAGAGGTAGACCATCCTTGATTAAGTCTTTGGTCGAGTTGTACAAGCCTGTTTTTGGAGACTTCATAGACAACCAGAATGTGCTGGTCACAACAGGTGCCAACGAAGGTATACTTTCGTGTCTCATGGGTATTTTGAATGCCGGCGATGAGgttattgtttttgaacCTTTCTTTGACCAGTACATCCCAAACATAGAACTATGTGGTGGTGTCGTGCGCTATGTGCCTATTCATCCTCCTAAGGAAATGAAGACACGCAACACTACTGGTGATGAATGGCAAATTGATTGGGATGCATTAGAGAAGACCTTTAATAACAAGACTAAAGCTGTGATTATCAACACTCCTCATAACCCGATCGGTAAAGTGTTCACAGAGCAAGAATTGACTAAATTAGCCCAGCTTTGTGTTGAACATAACACTGTGGTAATTTCGGATGAAGTTTATGAGCATTTATACTTCACTGAGAGTTTCCCAAGGATTGCAAATATTAATGAGGACATCGCTAACTTGACCTTAACTGTGGGATCTGCAGGCAAATCTTTTGCCGCTACAGGCTGGAGAATTGGTTGgattatttcaaaaaacgACCAACTGCTGAACTATGTTTCAAAAGCTCATACCAGAATTTGCTTTGCGTCACCATCGCCATTACAGGAGGCTTGTGCTGGCTCTATTGAACACGCTTTGAAGATCGATTACTTTCCTAAGATGAGAGAAGAGTATAGGAAGAAATTCGAAATTTTAACCACTgcatttgataaattggGTCTTAACTATACACAGCCAGAAGGTACTTATTTCATTCTTGTAGATTTCTCAAAGGTTAAGATACCAGAGGACTACGTCTACCCAGAAGAATTGTTGGAGAAGGCAAAGGACTTCAGAATTTCATACTGGCTAATCAATGAAATTGGAATTGTAGCTATCCCACCCACAGAATTCTACATTAAAGAACACGAGAAAGATGCCGAAACTTTGCTGAGGTTTGCTGTATGCAAAGAAGATGAATATTTAGCTAAAGCTGCTGAGAGATTCCAACTCCTAAAAGATTATTTATGA